A single genomic interval of Argopecten irradians isolate NY chromosome 8, Ai_NY, whole genome shotgun sequence harbors:
- the LOC138329618 gene encoding uncharacterized protein has product MNLQTSDSFIHDDSDDEWMPAAAVHRGQKSGRGKGTVKRGRGASGRARGRARGRGRGGNRSVVLETSQSREERMKALVRTMDEERVRDTLTKAISFHPGLIFDIIEPMARQSGGYHPFHGSTQVDWCACSRCREMPTAAERVCCGKSKENCISTLPDFQVLILDEAVLSLARLYRRDVLVLNQEVDVMKANRHQGYRQFILWQHGRLGAGSRKVIRSCCVWRIRDTYPDAFGQYTGYIPGRLA; this is encoded by the exons ATGAATTTACAGACATCAGATAGCTTCATACATGATGACAGTGATGATGAATGGATGCCAGCTGCAGCAGTACACAGAGGGCAGAAGAGCGGACGAGGCAAAG GGACTGTTAAACGAGGAAGAGGTGCCAGTGGAAGGGCAAGAGGCCGGGCGAGAGGTCGAGGTAGAGGAGGGAACAGATCTGTAGTGCTAGAAACTAGCCAATCAAGGGAAGAAAGAATGAAA GCCCTTGTGCGGACCATGGATGAAGAGAGAGTAAGAGACACACTGACAAAAGCCATAAGTTTTCATCCTGGCCTAATCTTTGACATCATTGAGCCAATGGCACGTCAGTCTGGTGGATACCATCCATTTCATGGTTCCACACAAGTTGACTGGTGTGCATGCAGTAGATGCAGAGAAATGCCTACAGCAGCTGAGAGAGTTTGTTGTGGGAAATCAAAGGAAAACTGCATATCAACTCTTCCG GACTTCCAAGTATTGATACTTGACGAAGCAGTGTTGTCACTTGCCAGGCTCTATAGACGTGATGTTCTTGTCCTCAACCAAGAAGTCGATGTGATGAAGGCAAATAGGCACCAAGGATATAGACAGTTTATCCTTTGGCAGCATGGCCGACTTGGAGCTGGGAGCCGCAAGGTTATTCGAAGCTGCTGTGTTTGGAGAATAAGGGATACATACCCAGATGCATTTGGGCAGTACACTGGGTATATTCCAGGACGGTTGGCATAA
- the LOC138329779 gene encoding uncharacterized protein, which yields MDKRVVGRKSTTMEKEAFQRSLNDLIHKGLDVKEVVTDAHIGIGYLMRTAYPGLKHSTTYGTWKDFFIQAGQQKGCKDILAWAKHIVNHFWYACREATSYLNFINIWGQARHHVCNEHQWILSEGEGPAECSHGDLDDLSRPEWLTKESPSARAISDIVLDSRLRNNYGYLENFRMTADIEVFNNLILMYCAKRFAYSPPAYRTRNQLAALDNNFHIDRQLKLNKKGEVVYHRTFNKKSGRWSVYPCKLEKEYRYVNDLLKNMLVRRLDDREGMHRPKEMAADDPRRLSSHLAPVSPEPTKQLVDMMKSRKREMK from the exons ATGGACAAGCGTGTAGTTGGACGCAAGTCAACCACTATGGAAAAAGAGGCTTTCCAAAGAAGTCTTAATGACCTGATTCATAAAGGCTTAGATGTGAAGGAGGTTGTCACAGATGCTCATATTGGAATTGGATATTTGATGA gaaCAGCTTATCCAGGTTTAAAGCACAGTACGACATATGGCACGTG GAAGGATTTTTTTATTCAGGCAGGACAGCAGAAAGGATGCAAAGATATACTGGCATGGGCCAAACATATTGTGAATCATTTCTGGTATGCCTGTAGAGAAGCCACAAGTTACCTAAATTTCATT AACATCTGGGGACAGGCACGTCATCATGTCTGCAATGAGCACCAATGGATCCTGTCTGAGGGTGAGGGACCTGCTGAGTGCTCACATGGAGACCTTGATGACTTGAGCAGACCAGAATGGCTCACAAAGGAATCTCCGTCAGCTAGAGCTATAAGTGATATTGTTTTGGACAGCAGGCTGAGAAACAATTATGGATATTTGGAAAATTTCAG AATGACCGCAGATATTGAGGTGTTTAATAACCTCATTCTGATGTACTGTGCAAAACGGTTTGCATACAGCCCTCCTGCATATAGGACAAGGAATCAGTTGGCAGCCCTGGACAACAATTTTCATATTGATAGACAGCTGAAGTTGAATAAGAAAGGAGAAGTAGT ATATCACAGAACATTTAATAAGAAAAGTGGACGATGGTCGGTCTATCCCTGCAAGCTAGAGAAAGAATATAGATATGTGAATGACCTTCTGAAGAACATGCTTGTCAGACGACTGGATGACAGGGAAGGGATGCATCGCCCAAAGGAAATGGCAGCAGATGACCCACGGAGGCTATCTTCACATCTTGCTCCAGTTAGCCCAGAACCAACGAAGCAACTAGTAGATATGATGAAATCCAGAAAAAGGGAGATGAAATAA